The following proteins are co-located in the Nocardia sp. XZ_19_385 genome:
- a CDS encoding S9 family peptidase, with amino-acid sequence MGAGGWVVYANNFAIRQEEVTIPGSTQPLKATLALPEHGTGPFGLVVFVHGDGPANASRDSFYEPIWEAFAKAGYASLSWNKPGIGGAPGNWLEQSMHDRAAEAEAAIAWARQRGDIDPRRIGMWGISQGGWVVPEVAANLPDLQFVVLVGAAVNWLRQGEYNLLAEMRHRGASQSEIAAALDRRNAGLQALRENATYEQYLAAQHNSDPMSEDRWNFVQRNYRSDVTAVLAQVKVPVLLVLGDHDLNVDVDETERVYREILPPQQLTVQRYPNASHNIVKARFDNDQDWRAAVVALFAPRTLYVPGYLDLLRKYAGNQAVR; translated from the coding sequence ATGGGCGCAGGCGGATGGGTGGTCTACGCGAACAACTTCGCCATCCGGCAGGAGGAAGTGACGATTCCCGGATCCACGCAGCCCCTGAAAGCGACCTTGGCGCTGCCCGAGCACGGGACAGGGCCTTTCGGTCTGGTCGTGTTCGTGCATGGGGACGGGCCTGCCAATGCCAGCCGCGACTCGTTCTACGAACCGATCTGGGAGGCGTTCGCCAAGGCCGGGTACGCGTCGCTGTCCTGGAACAAGCCGGGAATCGGTGGGGCGCCGGGGAACTGGCTCGAGCAGAGCATGCACGATCGCGCGGCCGAGGCCGAGGCGGCGATTGCGTGGGCGCGTCAGCGCGGAGACATCGATCCGCGTCGGATCGGCATGTGGGGGATCAGTCAGGGCGGTTGGGTCGTGCCCGAGGTGGCGGCGAATCTGCCCGATCTGCAGTTCGTGGTTCTCGTTGGCGCGGCGGTGAATTGGTTGCGGCAAGGTGAGTACAACCTGCTCGCCGAGATGCGGCACCGGGGCGCTTCTCAGTCCGAGATCGCCGCTGCTCTCGATCGCCGCAACGCCGGTTTGCAGGCGTTACGCGAGAACGCTACCTATGAGCAATATCTTGCGGCCCAACACAACTCGGACCCGATGTCGGAAGACCGCTGGAATTTCGTTCAGCGGAACTATCGCTCGGACGTGACCGCGGTCCTGGCACAGGTCAAGGTGCCCGTGCTGCTCGTGCTGGGAGATCACGATCTCAATGTCGATGTCGACGAGACCGAACGGGTCTACCGCGAAATCCTTCCGCCGCAACAGCTCACGGTGCAGCGCTATCCGAACGCCTCGCACAACATCGTCAAGGCCCGCTTCGACAATGACCAGGACTGGCGGGCGGCGGTGGTGGCGCTGTTCGCGCCCCGCACCCTGTATGTACCCGGCTACCTGGATCTCTTGCGTAAGTATGCCGGGAACCAAGCGGTCCGCTGA
- a CDS encoding saccharopine dehydrogenase family protein, with protein MKVLALGGPGAMGTVAAQTAVNIPGVTEIVVADRDLVAAESLARRLVDAPMPVRAIQVDVTDEVQLRAALAPAEVVLNTVGPYYRFGLAVLQAAIDTRTHYLDICDDWEPTLQMLELDAAARARGVCAIIGMGASPGISNLLAAVAAKELDSVRDAYTAWPVDVDGADDTTREDAQLLGPGGRPSAAAMHWMQQSSGTIKGVTAGRLSDQRPLRPVSLKLPGGRRGTAYSIGHPEPITLQRTLKPSGDALNLMVMSTWAMAYLDTLRRDIDSGKLTNEAAAGAFAEPNLLRILRSAPTALRAEGPGTLPPFFAAVSGTKQGRPHMVLAHLNLAGPAEDPVHALLGDMARATGIPLALGMAQVIDGSARRPGVHPPEAVIDPQRFFEVLDVVLGRRAGSGPVYLVEQEPIG; from the coding sequence ATGAAGGTTCTGGCATTGGGCGGGCCGGGTGCTATGGGCACCGTGGCTGCGCAAACCGCGGTGAATATCCCAGGCGTGACGGAAATCGTTGTCGCAGACAGAGATCTGGTCGCCGCCGAATCTTTGGCACGTCGCTTGGTCGACGCACCCATGCCTGTCCGCGCGATCCAGGTGGACGTCACCGACGAAGTCCAGTTGCGGGCAGCTCTCGCACCCGCCGAGGTGGTGCTGAACACCGTGGGGCCCTACTACCGTTTCGGGCTGGCGGTATTACAAGCGGCGATCGACACCCGGACGCACTACCTGGACATCTGCGACGACTGGGAACCCACGCTGCAGATGCTCGAACTCGACGCGGCGGCGCGGGCGAGGGGAGTGTGCGCGATCATCGGTATGGGCGCCAGCCCGGGTATCAGCAATTTGCTGGCAGCAGTCGCTGCCAAAGAACTCGACTCGGTTCGCGATGCCTACACCGCGTGGCCGGTCGACGTCGACGGCGCAGACGATACGACCCGGGAGGACGCGCAACTGCTCGGACCCGGCGGTCGTCCTTCCGCCGCGGCGATGCATTGGATGCAGCAGAGCAGCGGCACGATCAAAGGTGTGACCGCAGGTCGACTCAGCGACCAACGCCCCCTGCGTCCGGTATCACTGAAACTTCCCGGCGGACGACGTGGCACCGCATACTCCATCGGCCACCCGGAGCCGATCACTTTGCAGCGCACCCTGAAACCCAGCGGCGACGCCCTCAATCTGATGGTGATGAGTACGTGGGCAATGGCCTACCTCGATACCCTGCGCCGCGATATCGACAGCGGCAAACTCACCAACGAAGCCGCGGCGGGCGCCTTCGCCGAGCCGAACCTGCTGCGCATCCTCCGATCGGCACCGACTGCGCTTCGCGCCGAGGGCCCCGGCACCCTCCCGCCGTTCTTCGCCGCGGTGTCCGGCACCAAGCAAGGCCGCCCGCACATGGTCCTGGCGCACCTCAACCTCGCCGGCCCTGCAGAGGATCCGGTCCACGCCTTGCTCGGTGACATGGCGCGGGCAACTGGAATCCCGCTGGCGCTCGGCATGGCACAGGTCATCGACGGCTCGGCCCGCCGGCCGGGCGTGCACCCGCCCGAAGCTGTCATCGACCCCCAGCGGTTCTTCGAGGTCCTCGATGTCGTGTTAGGTCGTCGGGCAGGCAGCGGCCCTGTGTATCTGGTCGAGCAGGAACCAATCGGATAG
- a CDS encoding PaaX family transcriptional regulator C-terminal domain-containing protein, with amino-acid sequence MSEGQVRDIDISTRTLVESLVREDATIDAGELYDVANALGMSDQQVRLCIKRLAAEGRFVQEGRGRRAVLRATELTRNSLEPDLEFVRYMYAQDRGEVSWDGCWHLVAFGVPESARHARDSMRDTILRLGGAPIQGGLYVSANPWEERIRSAATKLGVAEHITTLTSTDLVVGRHVAPREIAEQLWPLGRIADGHRRLLVAAEQYLQELRESSRVRHLTIAVALAAEFTHAMEPDPLLPPQLLPQPWVGTAARAAVAACWAELLKSEPAQPVRLFRWYSKVTGGATARMP; translated from the coding sequence GTGAGCGAGGGCCAGGTCCGTGACATCGACATCTCCACCCGCACTCTGGTGGAGAGTCTGGTCCGCGAGGACGCGACGATCGATGCCGGTGAACTCTACGATGTCGCCAATGCGCTGGGTATGAGCGATCAGCAGGTCCGGCTCTGTATCAAGCGTCTCGCGGCGGAGGGCAGGTTCGTTCAGGAGGGCCGCGGCCGTAGGGCCGTGCTGCGGGCGACGGAGCTGACCCGTAACAGCCTCGAACCCGATCTCGAGTTCGTGCGCTACATGTATGCCCAGGATCGTGGCGAGGTTTCTTGGGACGGGTGCTGGCATCTGGTGGCGTTCGGTGTTCCTGAGTCCGCGCGGCATGCGCGCGATTCCATGCGCGATACCATCCTGAGGCTCGGCGGCGCGCCGATTCAAGGTGGCCTCTACGTTTCGGCGAATCCGTGGGAGGAACGAATCCGTTCCGCCGCAACAAAACTGGGCGTTGCCGAGCACATCACTACGCTCACAAGCACCGATCTGGTCGTCGGCCGCCATGTCGCCCCACGTGAGATTGCCGAGCAGTTGTGGCCGCTCGGCCGCATCGCCGACGGTCACCGGCGGCTGCTGGTGGCCGCCGAGCAGTATCTGCAGGAGCTACGGGAGTCCTCGCGTGTTCGGCATCTGACGATCGCAGTCGCGTTGGCCGCGGAGTTCACCCACGCAATGGAGCCGGATCCGCTGCTGCCACCTCAGCTGCTTCCGCAGCCGTGGGTCGGCACGGCCGCGCGTGCGGCGGTGGCGGCATGCTGGGCGGAACTTCTCAAATCCGAGCCCGCACAACCTGTTCGATTGTTCCGCTGGTACTCGAAGGTCACCGGTGGGGCCACCGCTCGCATGCCGTAG
- a CDS encoding histidine phosphatase family protein, translated as MRIRSLRLSIAVMAVAATTATTGVASADIDFGSSGSGSGSSGEMVITLVRHAESLGNTSGLIDTKVPGPDLTARGRTQADNLAIQLADKKFDCAFASNMVRTEQTAAPTVAKRNLSLNIQPGFREIEAGQYEGTPESQAMSGYLQAPIKWLSGDLNARIPGSIDGNEFDGRVDQALLDVQRRDCANPVIFSHAATIMFWSMMNADNADPSKLGTDPIRNGGRVVLKGNPRKGWTIVEWVGHPDLG; from the coding sequence ATGCGAATCCGATCTCTTCGATTGTCCATTGCGGTGATGGCGGTCGCGGCCACAACCGCTACCACCGGCGTCGCGTCCGCCGATATCGACTTCGGAAGCTCCGGCAGCGGCTCCGGCAGCAGCGGCGAAATGGTCATTACCCTGGTGCGCCATGCCGAATCCCTCGGTAACACCTCCGGCCTGATCGACACCAAGGTGCCCGGGCCCGACCTGACCGCACGCGGCCGGACACAGGCAGACAATCTGGCCATCCAGCTGGCTGACAAGAAGTTCGACTGCGCCTTCGCGTCCAACATGGTGCGTACCGAGCAGACTGCGGCACCGACGGTCGCCAAGCGCAACCTGAGCCTCAACATTCAGCCCGGTTTCCGGGAGATCGAGGCAGGCCAGTACGAGGGCACCCCGGAGTCCCAGGCGATGTCCGGGTACCTCCAGGCGCCGATCAAGTGGCTCTCCGGCGACCTGAACGCACGGATTCCAGGCTCCATCGACGGCAACGAGTTCGACGGCCGCGTCGATCAGGCACTGCTCGATGTGCAGCGCCGCGACTGCGCCAACCCGGTGATCTTCTCCCACGCCGCCACCATCATGTTCTGGTCGATGATGAACGCCGACAACGCAGACCCGAGCAAACTCGGCACCGATCCGATACGCAACGGCGGCCGCGTCGTCCTCAAGGGCAACCCGCGGAAGGGCTGGACGATTGTCGAGTGGGTCGGCCACCCGGACCTGGGCTGA
- a CDS encoding DUF3558 family protein, with protein sequence MALGAALLLAGCGPASNDSTSAPSTPNNTATSANTVTATTAAPTSVPAPATTVASTTAAPGTDTDRPAGSWNPCDTPDSALASAGLNVSSEQPISNPGFPTEKSCKWKTADNALEFYVTAYGKPVDELRQTGKYVDFSSVTVAGRKSQQFRAAQDTHKLGCYIAVPASFGGDILLLASRIWNPQGGTDGFNSCDDAQRIANTLVNHIP encoded by the coding sequence ATGGCACTCGGTGCCGCACTGCTGCTTGCCGGATGTGGTCCCGCCTCGAACGACAGCACGTCCGCGCCGAGCACCCCGAACAACACGGCCACCTCGGCCAATACAGTCACCGCGACCACAGCGGCGCCGACATCGGTGCCAGCCCCGGCGACAACCGTCGCGTCCACGACGGCGGCGCCGGGGACCGACACGGATCGGCCCGCCGGCAGCTGGAACCCTTGTGACACCCCCGATTCCGCGCTCGCGAGTGCGGGCTTGAACGTCTCCAGCGAGCAACCGATCTCGAATCCCGGTTTCCCCACCGAGAAGTCCTGCAAATGGAAGACCGCCGACAACGCGCTCGAGTTCTACGTCACGGCATACGGCAAGCCGGTGGATGAGCTGCGCCAGACCGGGAAGTACGTCGACTTCAGTTCGGTCACGGTGGCCGGCCGTAAATCTCAGCAATTCCGTGCGGCGCAAGACACTCACAAGCTCGGGTGCTACATCGCGGTACCAGCGTCTTTCGGTGGTGACATTTTGCTCTTGGCGTCACGAATCTGGAATCCGCAGGGCGGCACCGACGGATTCAACTCCTGCGACGACGCCCAGCGCATCGCCAACACCCTGGTCAACCACATACCCTGA
- a CDS encoding AraC family transcriptional regulator, producing MDALAGLLEGSRARGAFLSCGLLTPPWSVRVEDGAPLKVVAVIRGEAWVRTDRMPARRLGVGDVAIFRGPQPYIVADGPATAPQIVVQPGQGLTAPDGANLCDTMSLGLRRWGTDLDGETMLVSGTYETPGAVSSRLLRTLPHVVVLDRDELDSRLLDMLVEEAAKDLPAQTVVLDRLLDLLLSAALRAWFARQQAPVWYHAYGDPLIGKALSLLENDPAHPWTVVVLAETVGMSRAGLARRFTELVGEPPMAYLTSWRLSLAADLLADTDCTVESIARRVGYGSAFALSAAFKRHFGVSPRDFRLGNVAPMAPTA from the coding sequence GTGGATGCGTTGGCTGGTCTGCTCGAGGGTTCACGCGCCCGCGGCGCGTTTCTATCGTGCGGGCTGTTGACCCCGCCGTGGTCGGTGCGGGTAGAGGATGGGGCTCCGCTCAAAGTGGTCGCGGTGATCCGGGGAGAGGCGTGGGTCCGTACGGACCGGATGCCTGCGCGCCGGCTCGGCGTGGGCGACGTCGCGATTTTTCGTGGACCGCAGCCCTATATCGTGGCAGACGGCCCCGCGACCGCGCCGCAGATTGTCGTCCAGCCAGGCCAGGGTCTCACTGCCCCCGACGGTGCAAACCTGTGCGACACAATGAGTCTCGGTTTGCGGCGCTGGGGTACCGATCTCGACGGTGAGACGATGCTGGTCAGCGGGACCTACGAGACGCCCGGCGCGGTGAGTAGTCGGTTACTGCGGACGTTGCCGCACGTCGTGGTGCTGGACCGCGATGAGCTCGACTCGCGCCTACTCGACATGCTCGTCGAGGAAGCGGCTAAGGATCTGCCTGCTCAGACCGTCGTACTGGACCGTCTGCTCGATCTGTTGCTCAGCGCCGCCCTGCGCGCTTGGTTCGCCCGCCAGCAGGCGCCCGTCTGGTATCACGCCTACGGTGATCCACTGATCGGCAAGGCGCTGAGCCTGCTGGAGAACGATCCCGCACACCCGTGGACGGTGGTTGTGCTCGCTGAGACCGTGGGGATGTCCAGGGCGGGGCTGGCCCGCCGATTCACAGAGCTGGTCGGCGAGCCCCCGATGGCCTACTTGACAAGTTGGCGGCTATCACTCGCCGCGGACCTGTTGGCGGACACCGACTGTACGGTCGAGTCGATTGCCCGCCGGGTCGGCTACGGCAGCGCATTCGCCCTCAGTGCGGCCTTCAAACGACACTTCGGAGTGAGCCCGCGTGATTTCCGGCTGGGCAACGTCGCACCGATGGCGCCGACAGCCTGA